Genomic segment of Streptomyces zhihengii:
CCGAGCCCGCCGACGTCGTCCGGTGGGCCGGGCCCGACTGGCAGGTCGACGAACCGGGCTGGCTGATGTGGACCGCCCTGCGCCCCGCGCCCGCCCCGGCCGTCCCCGCCGGACTCACCCTGCGGACCTGGAGTCGCGGGGGCGTGGTGCGCGTCCTGGTGACCGCCGCCGACGGCTCGTTCGCGGCCCGCGGCCAGGTCGCCGCGACCGGCGCGACCGCCGTCGTCGACCAGATCGAGACCGCTCCGCACCACCGGCGCAAGGGCCTCGGCCGCCTGGTGATGCACACCCTCCAGCAGGCCGCGCTCGACCAGGGCGCCGGCATCGCGGTCCTCGGCGCCTCCCCCGACGGCCGTGCGCTGTACGAGTCCCTGGGCTGGCACGTCCAGGCCCCGCTGGTCAGCCTCTTCCACACCGTCGGCCACTGACCGGCGCGGCACGCACCCCGCCGCCCGGATCGCGCGTAGGACGGCCCCCCGCGGGAAGTGGTTTGAACGCACCGCCCGTTTCCCGTGAGGATGGAGCAGATCCCTGTCGTCACCTGCCAGCCGCCCGGAGGTCACCGTCATGCCGTTCCCCGCGTCCGTCCCCCCGGAGCCCCTCGTCCTGGACCGGCGCGAGGGTCCGTACGGGGAGGTGGTGCTGCGCAGGCGGGAGACCGGCGAGGGGCCGGTGCACGAGATCATCGCCAACGGCTGCTTCCTGATGGACACCTCCGACGGGCGCTCCGAACGGCGGCTGATCGACGCCGCCTTCGAGGCGCTGGAGACGGGGAACGTCGCACCGAGCCTGCTCATCGGCGGGCTGGGGGTCGGGTTCTCGCTGGCGCACGCGGCCGAGGGCGAGCAGTGGCGGCACATCGTGGTGGTCGAGCGCGAGGAGGCGATCATCGAGTGGCACCGCGCGGGGCCGCTCGCGGCGATCTCCGGCACGGCGCTCGGTGATCCACGGAGCGTGATCCTCCACACCGACCTGGTGGAGCACCTGCGCATCACCGAGGACCGGTTCGACGCCCTGTGCCTGGACATCGACAACGGGCCCGACTGGACGGTCACCGAAGACAACGGCGAGCTGTACTCACCTGCCGGACTGGCCTCCTGCGCACGGGTGCTGAAGCCCG
This window contains:
- a CDS encoding GNAT family N-acetyltransferase; amino-acid sequence: MSFESTTAAVDAWVRGWVVSRGAADPVATPWGFTVDVGQVRHATRHVLTAGDEATVRAVAARVAAPTVWLKVFAEPADVVRWAGPDWQVDEPGWLMWTALRPAPAPAVPAGLTLRTWSRGGVVRVLVTAADGSFAARGQVAATGATAVVDQIETAPHHRRKGLGRLVMHTLQQAALDQGAGIAVLGASPDGRALYESLGWHVQAPLVSLFHTVGH
- a CDS encoding spermidine synthase, with product MPFPASVPPEPLVLDRREGPYGEVVLRRRETGEGPVHEIIANGCFLMDTSDGRSERRLIDAAFEALETGNVAPSLLIGGLGVGFSLAHAAEGEQWRHIVVVEREEAIIEWHRAGPLAAISGTALGDPRSVILHTDLVEHLRITEDRFDALCLDIDNGPDWTVTEDNGELYSPAGLASCARVLKPGGVLAVWSAQPSSAFEEAMRNAGFTGVRTEEIRLARGVPDVVHLGVRPA